A genomic region of Kribbella sp. NBC_00382 contains the following coding sequences:
- a CDS encoding SDR family NAD(P)-dependent oxidoreductase, which translates to MSTSQHKIGSGFGHGTKADEVLEGIDLTGKLALVTGGYSGIGIETTRALAKAGAQVVVPARRPDAAQEALSDIPGVEVGELDLADLASVESFASGFLASGRSIDIQINNAAVMANPETRVGPGWESQFATNHLGHFALTNRLWPALAADGGARVVALSSSGHRRSDIRWDDPQFTQGYEKWAAYGQAKTANSLFAIQLDALGKDSGVRAFAVHPGGILTPLQRHLQREEMVGFGWIDEEGNPARPDVFKTPEGGASTSVWAATSPQLDGQGGVFCEDCEIAELSTDDAPGVRPYAVDPASAARLWTLSAELTGVNAFK; encoded by the coding sequence ATGAGCACTTCACAGCACAAGATCGGCTCGGGCTTCGGCCATGGCACCAAGGCGGACGAGGTCCTCGAGGGCATCGACCTGACCGGCAAGCTCGCGCTCGTCACCGGCGGCTACTCGGGCATCGGGATCGAGACCACTCGCGCCCTGGCCAAGGCGGGCGCGCAGGTCGTAGTACCGGCCCGACGACCCGACGCGGCTCAGGAAGCGCTCTCTGACATCCCCGGCGTGGAGGTCGGCGAGCTGGATCTTGCCGACCTGGCGAGTGTGGAGTCCTTCGCCTCGGGCTTCCTCGCGTCCGGGCGGTCGATCGACATCCAGATCAACAACGCGGCCGTGATGGCCAACCCGGAGACGCGGGTCGGGCCCGGCTGGGAATCGCAGTTCGCCACCAACCACCTTGGGCACTTCGCGTTGACCAACCGGTTGTGGCCGGCCCTCGCCGCCGACGGTGGGGCGCGCGTGGTGGCGCTGTCGTCGTCGGGGCACCGGCGGTCGGACATCCGGTGGGACGACCCGCAGTTCACCCAGGGCTACGAGAAGTGGGCGGCGTACGGGCAGGCGAAGACGGCGAACTCGCTGTTCGCGATCCAGCTCGATGCTTTGGGCAAGGATTCCGGCGTACGGGCGTTCGCTGTGCATCCGGGCGGGATCCTGACGCCGCTGCAGCGGCACCTGCAGCGTGAGGAGATGGTCGGCTTCGGATGGATCGATGAGGAGGGCAACCCGGCGCGTCCGGATGTGTTCAAGACTCCGGAAGGCGGCGCCTCGACCTCGGTCTGGGCGGCCACTTCGCCGCAGCTCGACGGCCAGGGCGGAGTCTTCTGCGAGGACTGCGAGATCGCGGAGCTGTCGACGGACGACGCTCCTGGAGTACGGCCGTACGCCGTCGATCCCGCGTCGGCCGCCCGGCTATGGACCCTGTCCGCCGAGCTCACCGGCGTGAACGCCTTCAAGTAA
- a CDS encoding putative protein N(5)-glutamine methyltransferase produces MAAARDDAELAHLVEQRVAGLPIEHIVGYADFCGLRILVDPGVFVPRRRTEHLVAEALWLTTPGSVVVDLCCGSGALGVAVHAGQPGISLHAADLDPVAVACARRNVEPLGGHVTQGNLYAALPPALRGRINVLLSNVPYVPTDEIRFLPTEARLHEPVTTLDGGTDGLAILRLVAAEAAHWLAPGGSMLAETSEAQAPVAAAILRAAGLTPRITTSDELYATTVIGTKE; encoded by the coding sequence ATCGCCGCAGCCCGCGACGACGCCGAACTCGCCCACCTGGTCGAGCAACGCGTCGCCGGGCTGCCCATCGAACACATCGTCGGCTACGCAGACTTCTGCGGCCTGCGCATCCTCGTCGACCCCGGCGTCTTCGTCCCACGACGCCGAACCGAACACCTGGTCGCGGAAGCGCTCTGGCTCACCACTCCAGGCTCAGTCGTGGTCGATCTCTGCTGCGGCTCAGGCGCTCTCGGCGTCGCCGTCCACGCCGGTCAACCCGGCATCTCCCTACATGCAGCGGATCTCGATCCCGTGGCCGTCGCCTGCGCCCGTCGCAACGTCGAACCCCTCGGCGGCCACGTCACCCAAGGCAACCTGTACGCCGCTCTGCCACCCGCGTTGCGCGGCCGGATCAACGTCCTGCTCTCGAACGTCCCGTACGTCCCCACCGACGAGATCCGTTTCCTCCCCACCGAGGCCCGCCTCCACGAACCCGTCACCACCTTGGACGGCGGCACCGACGGCCTCGCGATCCTCCGCCTGGTAGCAGCCGAAGCCGCCCACTGGCTGGCCCCGGGTGGCAGCATGCTCGCAGAAACCAGCGAAGCGCAGGCTCCCGTCGCAGCCGCGATCTTGCGCGCAGCCGGTTTGACACCTCGCATCACCACGTCGGACGAGCTCTACGCCACCACAGTCATCGGCACCAAGGAGTAG
- a CDS encoding GNAT family N-acetyltransferase, which produces MEIRPATTEDLAGVVASSAALFAEDAATRDPLRNAGWPAAHGAQWCAELLGDPQALVLVAQVEGEVAGHLIGIFSEPSDMWLGSKAELVSMYVRGDVRGQGVGGQLVDAFVEWAKGRGAAQMNVTAYADNATALRLYESRRFAPKSVTLTVDL; this is translated from the coding sequence ATGGAGATCCGACCGGCCACCACCGAGGACCTGGCCGGGGTGGTCGCCTCCAGCGCCGCTCTCTTCGCAGAAGACGCGGCGACGCGCGACCCACTCCGCAACGCCGGTTGGCCTGCTGCGCACGGCGCGCAATGGTGTGCCGAGCTGCTGGGCGATCCGCAGGCGTTGGTGCTGGTCGCGCAAGTGGAGGGCGAGGTCGCCGGCCACCTGATCGGAATCTTCAGCGAACCGTCAGACATGTGGCTCGGCAGCAAGGCCGAGCTGGTGAGCATGTACGTGCGGGGCGACGTCAGAGGTCAGGGCGTCGGCGGACAGCTGGTGGACGCGTTCGTCGAGTGGGCCAAGGGCCGTGGAGCGGCGCAGATGAACGTGACCGCGTACGCTGACAACGCGACCGCCCTGCGGTTGTACGAGAGCCGTCGATTCGCACCGAAGTCGGTAACACTGACCGTCGACCTTTGA
- a CDS encoding NAD(P)-dependent oxidoreductase yields MGDLWVHGVDALDDDAAARLAARHPDWRFTDGDAPPPGAAYDVLVGGRPSPELLAASKRLHTLVIPFAGVPATTSELLQTHPQMAVRTVHHTAGPTAELALGLVLAAARALVPADQAMRTGDWTPRFVPPQPTMILAGHPAVVVGYGEIGRRVARSLVALDMEVHAIRGSIPSPYVDGEVLVHPVQDFAEIAGRARVVVLAAPATAQTSGLLSAEVIAGLPTPSVVVNVARATLVDEKALYDRLLTGEIAAGHDVWWNEASTADAATGIAASAEPFHHLPNVVLSPHRGGGFSLREVRDLRLAEVEKVLITLAGVHGADSRDG; encoded by the coding sequence GTGGGCGACTTGTGGGTTCATGGCGTGGACGCGTTGGACGACGACGCTGCCGCTCGGCTGGCCGCGCGGCATCCGGACTGGCGCTTCACCGACGGAGACGCACCGCCGCCGGGTGCGGCGTATGACGTATTGGTCGGCGGCCGCCCCAGCCCGGAGTTGCTGGCGGCATCCAAACGGCTACACACGTTGGTGATCCCGTTCGCCGGAGTGCCTGCGACGACCTCGGAGCTGTTGCAGACTCACCCGCAGATGGCGGTCCGAACGGTTCACCACACGGCCGGTCCAACCGCTGAACTCGCGCTCGGCTTGGTACTGGCCGCAGCCCGAGCCCTGGTCCCGGCGGATCAGGCGATGCGGACCGGCGACTGGACACCACGGTTCGTACCACCCCAGCCGACGATGATCCTGGCCGGGCATCCGGCGGTCGTCGTCGGCTACGGCGAGATCGGCCGGCGGGTAGCGCGTTCGCTGGTTGCCCTCGACATGGAGGTCCATGCCATCCGCGGCAGCATCCCGTCCCCGTACGTTGACGGTGAGGTGCTCGTACATCCGGTCCAGGACTTCGCCGAGATTGCCGGTCGCGCGCGGGTCGTCGTACTGGCGGCGCCCGCAACGGCCCAGACATCTGGACTGCTCAGTGCTGAAGTGATCGCCGGCTTGCCGACGCCGAGTGTGGTGGTGAATGTCGCGCGGGCGACGCTCGTGGATGAGAAAGCGCTCTACGACCGTCTGCTGACCGGAGAGATCGCCGCCGGCCACGACGTCTGGTGGAACGAGGCGTCCACGGCCGATGCCGCCACCGGGATAGCAGCATCGGCCGAGCCCTTCCATCACCTGCCGAACGTTGTCCTCAGCCCCCATCGCGGTGGAGGCTTCAGCCTCCGAGAGGTGCGAGACCTTCGCCTTGCCGAGGTCGAGAAGGTGCTGATCACACTCGCCGGAGTACATGGAGCAGATAGTCGCGACGGTTGA